The sequence CACGGGCTTCGTTCATCCCGTCAGGAACCGCTCCAGCAGCCGTCGCGCCGCGGCGGTGGGCAGCAGGCGGCCGGCGGCGACCTCAGCCTCCAGCCCGGGCAGCGCCTCGGCCACCGCGGGGTGACCGCGCAGCGCGTCCAGCAGGCCGTCGCCCAGCTCGCGCCACAGCCAGGTGCGGGCCTGCTCGGCGCGGCGCTCGGCCAGGGCCTCGCCCATCTGCGCGCGGAACTTGTCGATCGTGTCCCACACCGTGTCGATGCCACGGTTCTCCAGCGCCGAGCATTGCAGCACCGGCGGGGTCCAGCCGCCGGTGCCGCGCAGCAGGGCCAAAGCGTGGCGGTATTCGGCGGCCGCGTGGTTGGCGGCGCCCTTCTGGTCGCCGTCGGCCTTGTTCACCACCAGGATGTCGGCGACCTCGACGATGCCGCGCTTGATGCCCTGTAGCTCGTCGCCGGCGCCGGGCAGCAGCAGCAGCAGGAACACGTCGACCATCTGCGCCACCGCGGTCTCGGACTGGCCGACGCCGACGGTCTCGACGATCACCACGTCGTAGCCGGCGGCCTCGCACAGCAGCAGGGTCTCGCGCGTCCGTCGCGCCACCCCGCCCAGCGTGGCGCCGGCCGGGGAGGGGCGGATGAAGGCGGCGGGGTCGCGGGTCAGCAGCTCCATCCGCGTCTTGTCGCCGAGGATCGAGCCGCCGGAACGCTGCGAGGACGGGTCCACCGCCAGCACCGCAACGCGATGGCCCCGGCCGGTCAGGTGCAGGCCGAAGGCCTCGATGAAGGTCGACTTGCCGACACCGGGCGGGCCGGAGATGCCGATGCGCACGGCGCCGCCGGCGGCGGGCGCCAGAGCCTCCAAGAGCGCCTCGGCGCGCTCGCGATGATCGGCGCGGCGGGATTCGACCAGGGTGATGGCGCGGGCCAGGGCCCGGCGGTCGCCGCCCCGGATCTGCGTCGCCATGCCCTCGACCGTCTCCGCCGTCACCCGCAATCCCTCGCGCTGATTCTGCGTCGGGAAGGCTAGGCGATTTGGCCGGGCGTGCCTATTCGGAGGACGGATCATCCAGGGCGCCCGCCCAGCGCAGCGTCAGCCAGAAGACCAGCGCTCCCCGCGGCGCCGAGACCGCCGTACCGGCCGCACCGAGAAGAGTGGCCCCAATCCAGGCGAACGGCATGACCTTCCTCCCATCGTGAGATCTGCTCAGATCGCTGCCTGTACCGGCTCCACCCGCCGTAGCCCTGGCCGTGGCGGCAGGTCGGCGGGCTGCTTCAAATCCCGGACCAGGCCGAGTCGCTCCAGCCCACGCAGCAGCCACCAGCCGGGATCGGCCTGGCCGCGCTCGACGCCCAGGCGCGCCGAGTCCGGGAAGGCGTGGTGGTTGCCGTGCCAGGACTCGCCGAAGGTGACGAGGCTGCACCAGCGGATGTTGTAGCCCTGCACCGCCACGCCCTCGACCCGCCACCCCTGGTCGCCCCGGCGAGGGGCGAAAGGGCCGCCCAGCCAGTGCCCGGTCAGCGACACCGCCACTCGCATCGGCACGCCCCAGACCAGCCAGGGCAGGCCGCCGAGGCTCCAGAACAGCAGGGCCCAGGGCAGCTGCTGCAGCATCCAGCTGCGCTCCAGGACCCGGTAGAAGCGGTCCCGCAGCACCCGTGTCTCCGGCGCGAAAAGGGGCGGGCGGTCGAGCACCAGCCGGCAGTGCATCTGCCACCAGGCGTCGCGCAGCATCCCGGCCCGATGGGCGTGCAGGTCGTGGCACTCCGCCTGGCGCTGCGCCCAGTCGCGGGTGTCGTGCAGCCGCATCATGCCGATCGGCCCGGCCATGCCGACCAGCGTGCCGAGATAGACCAGCACATGCTCGAGCCACAGCGGCGCCGAGAAGCTGCGATGGATCAGCAGCCGGTGCATGCCGACGGAATGGCCGGCGCAGATGGTGACGGCGGTGGTGGCGACGAACAGCGCCACGGCGCCCCAACTGCTGGCGAAGGGGGCGAGGCCGAGCGCTGCGGCGGTCATGCCGCCGGTCCACAGCGACCGCGCCGGGGCCCATTGCACCCGGCCGTGCACGGCGCTTGTCCCGGGATCGGCGATCATCCGGGCGGTGGAGACGCAAGCCATCGGATCCTCCTGCAGGGTTGCGCCGTGCGGCGAGGTTCTGTATTTAGGTATTTACCTAACTATGCGACGGCGGATCTGTCAATGGTTAGTTAAATGCCTAAATAACTCGCCGGTCCGGCCGGCAGGATGAGTCATGCAGCGCGTCTTCGAAGCCCTGGCCTCGGCCCCCCGCCGCAAGATCCTGGCCTATCTCGCCCATGCGGAGCTGAGCGCGGGCGAGATCGCGTCGCGCTTCGAGATGTCGAAACCGTCGATCTCGCAGCATCTCAGCGTGCTCGAAGCCGCCGGGCTGATCGTCGGGGAGAAGCGCGGCCAGTACATCTATTACCGGCTGCTGCAGGACAACCTGGCCAACACGCTGAACGGCTTCGTCCAGGAGGTCTGCCCGGTCGGCCGACCGCTGAAGCGGGAAAGTGCGCGGCTGGCCAAGGCGAAGCAGACGGGCGAAAGCTGATCCCGATTCCGTCCCGTTGATCGCTGCCGGCAACATCGTCAGGATCGCGCAGCCGAAGCGAGAGGGGCCGATGCTGCAGGGCTGTCTGAACGGAAGCCGCACCAAGTCGTTTCATCCGGCGACGCCGTATACGCCGGAGGAGCTGGCGCGTGACGCCGAGGCCGCGGTGCGGGCGGGGGCGGAGGAGTTGCACATCCATCCGCGCAGCGCCGACGGGGCGGAGAGCCTGGCGCCGGACGATATCGGCGGGGCGCTGCTGGCCGTGCGCGGCCGGGTGCCCGGCATCCCGATCGGCGTCTCGACCCGGTGGCCGATCCGCCCGGGCGGCCGGGCCCGGCAGGCGGACATCCGCGGCTGGGAGATCCTGCCCGACTACGTCTCCGTCAACCTGGTCGAGGAAGACGCGCCGGAGGTGATCGGCCTCGCCTTGTCCAAGGGCGTCGGCATCGAGGCCGGGGTCTGGTCGGTTGCCGATGCCGAACGCCTCGTCCGCCTGCCCGAGACGGGGCGCTGCCTGCGGGTGCTGATCGAGATCAACGAGCAGGACGAGGCCGAGGCGCGGGCCGTGGCCGAAGGCATCCTGGCGGTCCTGGACCGGGCCGGCATCGCGCTGCCGCGCCTGCTGCACGGCTACGAGGCCACCAAATGGCCGATCTACCGCATGGCCCTGGCCCGCGGCCTCGACAGCCGCATCGGGCTGGAGGACGGCGCCCACCTGCCGTCCGGCGAACGGGCGGCGGACAATGCCGGCCTGCTGCGGGCCGCGCGGCAACTGGCCGCCGCGGCCGGATAGCTGCGACACCTCAGTCGGCCAGGCCGCCGATCTGCTCCGTGATCCGTGCGTCGGCGTCGCGCAGCGCGGCCAGCGCCTCCCCGGGCGAGACCGTGTTCCCGCGCTGCGGCAGGAAGGGCAGGGTCAGCGCGGCGACGGCCAGCCCCGAGGAATCGAGGACGGGCGCGCTCATATCGGTCAGGCCGGGCGCCGTCTCGCTCGGCGCAAGGTCGTGCCCGGCCGCGGCGATGCCCTCCAGCCGCTCCGGGATGTCTCCGGCCGGCAGCTCGTCCCGGTTCCCCAACTATCTGGTCAAGGCGCAGGGCCTCAGCATCGCCACGATGGGCGTGGTCAACGCCATCCCCTGGGTGTTCGTGCGCAGCCCGGCGTCCGGAGCCAGTGCGCCGGCGCCGATGCGCGAGAGCCTGGCGGGCGCGATGGCCCCGAGGCGGTAGGGGCCACAAATCCGTATCAGGAACGCGGCCGTTCGATCACCCCGAGATCCGTGGTCAGGGACACGATCCGGCCGGCATCATCCAGGCCGAAATAGGAGATGTAGTAGCCGTCGCCGAAGCCGGTCGAGAACATCGCGACCGTGCCCGGCCCGAAAGGCCGGACCAGCCAGGTCGCGCCGCTCGTCTGGTGCTCGTTCAGGGCGGCGATCAGCTGGCGTTTCGTATTCGGGTCGGCGGCTGCCGCGAGATATGGCTCCTGGACGGTGGCATCCATGAAACTGCCGGTGCCGCTCTCGACCGGAAAGCCGAAGGCGTAGTTCGTCTGCGAGCCGTCGATGGATTCGCCGGGCGGCAAGGCCATCTCCCAACGCACCGCCGGCCGGGCCGAGAAAAGGATTCGGGCATAGGCCACCTGCTGCTCGCCGGAGGGTGCCCTGGCGACCGCAAGCTGCACCGGAAAGCGGCCCGTAGGGACGGCTTTGGTAAAGGGAATGCCGGGGTCGCACGCGAACGGGTCGCAGACCACGATGCGGCCGCTGGGGATCTCGATATCGCCGGGCGAGACAGTGGAAAACTCGACGGGCTTCCCGTCGGCGATGACGCGGGCCTTGGCTCCGGCCTCGAAGGCACTACCGATCATGGCCGATGGCGGTATCTGCCCGTTGTCGGTGCGGGCGGTGGCGCAAGCCGCGACGAGAAGCAGCCCCACCAGCGGTGGGACGCGCCTGACCCAGCCCAGAAGGCTGTTTCCGATGTCCATGATCCCCCTCCCGATGCCGCACGTCCCACCTGTGCCGGGCAGGTTCGCCGATTCTATTTCCCGGCGCGCCATTCCACCACGCCGAAATCGGTAACCAGCGCGACCACGCGGCCGGTCTCGTCCAGGCCGAAATAGGAGGCGTAGAAGCCGTCGCGCCAGCCAGAGGAGAACATCGCCACATTTGCGTGCCCGCATCGCCGGCCGGTCGGCGAAGAGGATGCGCCGGGCTCCTGCCGCCGCTGCACGGTCATGACGCCGCGACCACCTCCGGGTCGCGGTTCGGCCGCTCCGGCGCCGCCAGCTCGCCGCGCTCCGCCGCCTCCTGCTGCCGGCGCCACATCTCGGCATAGCGGCCGTCCTCGGCCAGCAGCTGGGCGTGGCTGCCGCGCTCGGCGATGCGGCCGTCGGCCAGGACGATGATCTCGTCGGCGTCGATCACGGTCGACAGGCGGTGCGCGATCACCAGCGTGGTCTTGCCCCGGCTGACCTCGCGCAGATTGGCCTGGATCTCACGCTCGGTGTTGGTGTCGAGCGCCGAGGTCGCCTCGTCGAACAGCAGGATCGCCGGGTCCTTCAGGATGGTGCGGGCGATCGCCACGCGCTGCTTCTCGCCGCCCGACAGCTTCAGCCCGCGCTCGCCGACCTTGGTGTCGTAGCCGTCGGGCAGGCGCAGCACGAAATCGTGGATGCGCGCCATCTGTGCCGCCGCCACCACCTCGTCGTCGCTCGCCCCCGGCCGGCCATAAGCAATGTTGTAGCGGATGGTGTCGTTGAACAACACCGTGTCCTGCGGGACGATGCCGATGGCGGCGCGCAGGCTGGATTGCGTGATGTCGCGGATGTCCTGCCCGTCGATCCGCACCGACCCGGCGGTCACGTCGTAGAAGCGGAACAGAAGGCGGCTGATGGTCGACTTGCCGGCCCCGGTCGGCCCGACGATGGCGACGGTGTGCCCGGCCGGCACGGCGAAGGTCACGCCCTTCAGGATCGGCCGCCGCGGGTCGTAGCCGAACTCGACATCGGTGAAGCTGACCGTGCCGCCCTGGACCAGGAGGGGTTGGGCCCCCGGCGCGTCCACCACCTCCGGCGGCACCCCGAGCAGCGAGAACATCTTCTCGATGTCGACCAGCGCCTGCTTCACCTCGCGATAGACGAAGCCGAAGAAGTTCAGCGGCAGGTACAGCTGGATCAGATAGGTGTTGGCCAGCACGAAGTCGCCGACCGTCAGCCGGCCCTGGACGATGCCGGCGGCCGCCATCCACATCACCGCGGTCAGGCCGGCGGCGATGATCGCGGCTTGCCCGATGTTCAGCAGCGACAGCGACACCTGGCTGCGCACCGCCGCCCGCTCGTAGCGGATCAGCGATGCCTCGTAGCGCCGTGCCTCGTGGTCCTCGTTGCCGAAATACTTGACCGTCTCGAAGTTCAGCAGGCTGTCGATCGCCTTGGTGTTGGCTTCCTGGTCGGTCTCGTTCATCTGCCGGCGGTATTTGGTCCGCCATTCCGTCACCCACAGGGTGAAGGCGATGTAGAGGACGACGGTGGCCAGCGTCACCAGCGCGAACCACAGGTCGAGGATCCACCACAGCACGGCGACGACGAACAGGATCTCGACCAGCGTCGGCAGGATGTTGAACAGCATGAAGCGCAGCAGCGTGTCGATCGCCGCGTTGCCGCGCTCGATCGCCCGCGACAGGCCGCCGGTCTGGCGGTCGAGGTGGAAGCGCAGCGACAGGCTGTGCAGATGCTGGAAAGTGGCGAGGCCGGTGCGGCGGATGGCGCGCTGCGCCACCTTGGAGAAGATGGCGTCACGCAGCTCGCCGAAGGCCAGGCTCAGCACCCGGGCCGCGCCGTAAGCCAGGATGACGCCGACCGGCAGGATCAGCGGCAGCCCGCCCTTCACGGACAGGGCGTCGATCGCATCCTTGTAGAAGATCGGGGTGTAGACGCTGGCGACCTTGGCGGCGACCAGCAGCAGCACCGCCGCCACCACCCGGGCCCGCATCTCCAGCTGGCCGGCCGGCCAGAGATAGGGGGCGAGCGAGCGCAAGGGATGGCGACCCTTGGCGGCGTCGATGACGGAAGGGGGCGTGTCGGCGTTCATGGTGCGTACCCTAAGCGGGCGATCCGCGGGCGGGAAGGGCAAAGCCATCCATTGGCCGTCAGGAGTATATTGATAAAATTGAATGATTATGTTGCTATGCGGCAACGCTGTGTGACTTTCACGATCGCATCACGGCAAAAGGACTCCTCTAGGCCTGGTGCCGCGCTACGTATCTTAGGATTGCTGGAGATTGCCGATGCGACGCCTCGTTGTCCCGCTTCTGTCCCTCCTGCTCGGCACGGCGGCCCTGCCGGCCGCGGTGCAGGCCGGGCTGACGCCGGCGGCCGCGTCGCTGGAGTCGGGCTCACTGTCCGACCCGCGGGCCGCGATCGAGGCGGCAATCGGCGATGCAGACACGGCCACCGTCGGCGGCGTGGTGCTGAAGGCGCGGGAGGTGCGCGACTTCTACGCCGGCCGCGGCTGGTTTCCACTCTGGATCGACATGGACGGGCGGCTCGACCCGCGCGTCGGGCCGATCGTGGCGCGCCTGGCCAAGGCGCGCGAGGAGGGGCTGGTCCCGTCCGACTACTATGTCGACTCGCTGAAGGAGCTGATCCGCTCCCCCGACACCGGCGACGTCGTCGCTGCCGAGATCCTGCTCAGCGCCGCGGTGATGCGGTACGGGGTTGACGTGCATGCCGGCCGTCTGGTCCCGCGCGAGATCGACAAGACCTTCGACATTACTCCAAAGCCGGTCGACCGGGCGGCTTTGGCCACCGCGGTGTCGATGCTGCCCGATCCCGACCGGTTCCTGGCCGATCTGGCGCCGAAGCACGCGCTGTACCAGCAGCTGAAGGGCGCGCTCAGCGGCTATGAGACGCTGGCCGAGGCCGGCTGGCCGACCATCCCGCCGGGCGAGAGCCTGCGGCCGGGGCAGGAGAGCGACCGCGTGCCGGTGCTGCGCGCCCGTCTGGCCGCCACCGGCGAATTCGTCGGCGATCCCGCCGACCAGAGCCGCATTTATGATCCGCAGCTGGTGGCCGCGGTCGAGCAGTTCCAGGGCAAGCACGGGCTGAAGCCGGACGGCATCCTCGGCCGCGGCACCCTGGCGATGCTGAACCGGCAGGGGCCGGAGCGGATGAACCAGATCGTCGCCAGCATGGAGCGGCTGCGCTGGCTGCCGGACGATCTCGGCCCCGACTACCTGATGGTCAACATCGCCGCCTTCACCATGGACGTCGTCGCCGACGGCCAGCTGGTGCGCACCATGGACGTCGTGGTCGGCGAGGCCAAGAACCAGACGCCGCTGTTCAACAGCGCCCTGACCTATCTCGAGTTCAACCCGACCTGGACAGTGCCGCCGTCGATCGCCAGCAAGGAGTACCTGCCGAGGCTGCGCAACAATCCGGGCTACCTTGCCAGCCGCAACTACCGGCTGTTCTCCGGCTGGGGCAGCGGCTCGCGCGAGATGAGCGCCGACTATGTCGATTGGAACGGCATCGGTGCCGGCACCATGCGGTCGCTGCGCATCCGGCAGGAGCCGGGGCCGGGCAACGCCCTCGGCAAGGTCAAGTTCATGATGGCGAACAACTGGAGCGTCTATCTCCACGACACGCCGTCGAAGAGCTACTTCAAGCGCGCCAACCGCGCCCTGTCGCATGGCTGTGTCCGGCTGCAGGATCCGATCTGGCTGGCGGACTATCTGCTCGAAGGATCGCCCGACTGGTCGCCGGCCCGGCGGGAACGGGTGATGGGCAGTTGGACCCCGACGACTCGAATCAACCTGCCGACTCCGATGCCGCTCTACCTCGTCTCCCAGACCGCCTGGATCGATCGGACCGGCGAGGTGGCGTTCCGCGACGATATCTACGGCATCGACGCCAAGGTCATCGCAGCCCTTCAGGCCCGTGAAACCCGGCGCGAACAACTCGCATCTTCACGCTGAAATCCTCGTACGATTCAAGCGTTGCTCCGACGGGCGACCGAATTTCGGTCGCCCGCTTCTATTTTTCCTTGATGAATTCGAATTGGTGCAAAATCTATATTGAGACTCTATGATTTTTTACTTGTCATTTCACCAAAGATGCGACAGATATACCACAATGTTGCCGATATGCCACAGCGTTTCTTTGTAAAGCTGAGAAGAAACTGTTGATTCCCGCTTCGCCCTGCTTCACAAAGGACGCCATCGAACGCCCGGCGCCGAGTATAGGCGTGTAAAGCGTCAGAAATGCCGGATGCGCGGTTAGTGAAGGTTAGGAGCAGCGGGAACGATGCAGAGACGGCAATTCCTGAGGATGTCGGCCGGGGCTGTTGCAGCCGCAGCCGTCGCGCCAATCGCACCACTCTCAGCCCTTGCCGCCACCAATCGACGAACGCTCCATCTCTACGACGCTCACAATCTGGTCGAAATCAAGGAAGAGTACTGGGCCGACGGCTGGTACAACCCGGACGTCCTGGCCAAGTTCAATTACTTCCTGCGCGACTGGCGGTCGGACGAGGTCCGGGGGATGGACCCGAAGCTGCTCGACATCCTGTATTCGCTGCAGCGCAAGGGTGGGTCGGACGAGCCGATCCATGTCGTCTGCGGCTATCGCTCCCGCGCCACCAACGCCATGCTGGCCCGCCGCAGCCGCGGCGTCGCGCGCAACTCCCTGCACATCCAGGGCCAGGCGGCGGACATCTTCATGCCGAATATGAGCCTGGCCAGCCTGCGCCGGAACGCGATCGGGCTGCAGGCCGGCGGCGTCGGCTACTACCCGCGGTCGAATTTCGTCCACGTCGACACCGGCGACATCCGCACTTGGTGACGCCGCATCGACGGGCAGGGGCCGCCGCAGGGCGGCCCTTTCCGTTTGGGCACGCTCACAGCTCGATCAACGCATAGGGGCGGCCGCTCGGCTTCTCGATCGCCCAGGCGACATTGTAGACCGGCGCCCCGGCGGGGGTGTGGCCCTGATACACGCCGCGATGGGCGTGGCCGTGAACCACCGCGCTGACGGTGAAGCGGTCGATCGTCTCCGCCAGGCGCGAGGAGCCCAGGAAGGGATAGATCTCCAGCGGCTCGCCCTCGATCGTCTCGGAGATCGGGGCGTAGTGCAGCACCACCATCGCCCGCTGTGTCTTCACCGTCCGCATCGCGTTCTCCAGCCGCATCGCCTCGGACACGGCCACGGCGACGAACTCCTTGGTCTCCGGCTCGCCGAAGGAGCCCAGCATCCGCCGGCCGAATCCGCCGGCGAAGCCCTTGACCCCGACGAAGCCGACGCCATCGATCTCGACCGCGCTGCCGTCCAGCAGCCGCAGCCCGGCCTGCGTCAGGATCGACCGCACCGTCTCGACCTCGCCGCATTCGTAGTCATGGTTGCCCAGCACGCCGATCACGGGAATCGGGCAGGCGTGCAGATCCTCGGCCAGCCGCTCCGCCTGCCGGACCGTGCCGGTGTCGGTCAGGTCGCCGCACAGCACCAGGGCGTCGGCCGCCCGGGCGATCTCGCCGAACATCTCGCGCAGCGGGTCGGACTGGTCCTTGACATGGATGTCGCCGATCGCGGCGACGGTGAATTTTCCGTTCTCCGCCATGAGTCGGTCCCGTTCTCCTGTCTCGTCTCACGCGTCGCGCCAGTCGCCCTCGCCGCCGACATCGGCGAAGCCCCATTGCTCGACCGCGGCGGCGTAGTCGACCCGCGACAGCATGCGGCCGCGGCACACCTTCATCTGCGGCGGCGGCAGGTCGAGCTGATGGCGCAGCCGGTCCATCAACTCGTCCATCAGCCAGCGCGGCACCCGGTCGCGCTCGGTCGGATAGACCCAGCGGAAGTTGAGCAGATGGACCAGCAGCATCTCCCAATGCAACTCCATGTAGCCGAGCAGACGCTGCCAATCGATCTCGTCGTGCTGCTTCAGGATGACATGGATGACGTCGGCGCCGTCGTAGCGGTGGCGCATCTGGATGAAGGCCTTGGACCAGATCAGCTCGGTCGGCGCGACGATCCGGACTTGGCTGCCGAAGACCTCGATCTCGCGGGCATGCTCGAACCACTGGTCGTTCACCGGCATGGTGCCGTTCGACGAGGCGTAGATCACGTCGAAGAAGTGCCGGCCCTTGTGCACTTTGCCCAGCCAGCGCTCGTCCTCGATCTCGACCGAATAGCCGAGGTCGTGGAACACCCCGAGGATGCGCGGGCTGTCCCCGGCCTTGCAGAAGATGTCGAGGTCCTTGGTCGGACGCGAGATCCCGGTATAGGCGCTGACGGCGTAGGTTCCGGCCAGCAGGAAGGGCAGGCCGGTCGCCGCCAGCTCGCGCAGCGCTTCGGCATAGAACGCCTCGGCCTGCGGATCGTGCAGCGTCGGCGCGGCGGCGGCGATGATCGACGGAATCGGCCGGTCCTCCCGGTTGCGACTGCGGGCGTTTCAACAACCGGTTATCGAAGCGGTCAGTTCCGTCGCCGGCCGTCAGCCCCGGCTTTCGTGCCGGGCGCAGAATTCCTCGGCGTCGAGCGTCCGGAAGTCCTGCAGCGCCGCGCGCAGCCGGTCATGCGGCCAGTCCCACCAGGCCAGGGCCATGAGGCGCGCCTCCACCGCCTCGGTCACCCGGCGGCGGATCGGCCGGGCCGGGCTGCCGGCGACGATGGTGTAGGGGGCCACGTCGCGGGTCACGACGGCGCCGGCGCCGATCACCGCCCCGGTGCCGACGGTGACACCGGGCAGCACGATGGCGCCGTGGCCGATCCAGACATCATGGCCGATCGCCACCCGGTGGTCGCGGCGCCAGGCGAAGAAGTCGGTGTCGTCGGTGTCCGCCAGGCCATAGGCGGCGGAGCGGTAGGTGAAGTGGTGCTGGGTCGCCCGCCAGGTCGGGTGGTTGGGGGCGTTCAGCCGGGTGTAGGCGGCGATCGAGCAGAACCTGCCGATCTCGACGCACCAGGCCATCGACCCGTCCATCAGGTAGCTGTAGTCGCCGAGCGCGACCTCGTTCAGCACGGCATGGGCACCGATCTCGGTGTAGAGGCCGAGACGGCAGGACGAGACCCGGGCGGTCGGGTCGATCAGGGGCTCGGGGCCCAGGGTCTTGGTGCTCATCGGGTTCTCCGGGCGAGGCTCGTATAGAGGTCTAGACAAGTTCGATGACGGTTCTGCTGTCGCCCGGATGACGATCGTCCTTGCCGCTGCCGCTTGTGCCGCGCCGCGGACCCGCTAGGCTGCGCCGCGTCCGGACAGTGTCCCCTCGGCTGCGTGAATGCCCGCTTCCTCCCATCTCGGCCTGCCGCCGCTCAACGCCCTGGTCGTGTTCGAGGCGGCGGCCCGGCTGGCCAATTTCTCCCGCGCCGGGGCCGAGCTGGGCCTGACCCAGAGCGCGGTCAGCCGCCAGATCCTGAAGCTCGAGGCCTTCATCGGCGGCAAGCTGTTCCAGCGCACCCCGTCCGGCGTCAGCCTGAC comes from Inquilinus sp. Marseille-Q2685 and encodes:
- the meaB gene encoding methylmalonyl Co-A mutase-associated GTPase MeaB; amino-acid sequence: MTAETVEGMATQIRGGDRRALARAITLVESRRADHRERAEALLEALAPAAGGAVRIGISGPPGVGKSTFIEAFGLHLTGRGHRVAVLAVDPSSQRSGGSILGDKTRMELLTRDPAAFIRPSPAGATLGGVARRTRETLLLCEAAGYDVVIVETVGVGQSETAVAQMVDVFLLLLLPGAGDELQGIKRGIVEVADILVVNKADGDQKGAANHAAAEYRHALALLRGTGGWTPPVLQCSALENRGIDTVWDTIDKFRAQMGEALAERRAEQARTWLWRELGDGLLDALRGHPAVAEALPGLEAEVAAGRLLPTAAARRLLERFLTG
- a CDS encoding acyl-CoA desaturase, which codes for MACVSTARMIADPGTSAVHGRVQWAPARSLWTGGMTAAALGLAPFASSWGAVALFVATTAVTICAGHSVGMHRLLIHRSFSAPLWLEHVLVYLGTLVGMAGPIGMMRLHDTRDWAQRQAECHDLHAHRAGMLRDAWWQMHCRLVLDRPPLFAPETRVLRDRFYRVLERSWMLQQLPWALLFWSLGGLPWLVWGVPMRVAVSLTGHWLGGPFAPRRGDQGWRVEGVAVQGYNIRWCSLVTFGESWHGNHHAFPDSARLGVERGQADPGWWLLRGLERLGLVRDLKQPADLPPRPGLRRVEPVQAAI
- a CDS encoding metalloregulator ArsR/SmtB family transcription factor yields the protein MQRVFEALASAPRRKILAYLAHAELSAGEIASRFEMSKPSISQHLSVLEAAGLIVGEKRGQYIYYRLLQDNLANTLNGFVQEVCPVGRPLKRESARLAKAKQTGES
- a CDS encoding 3-keto-5-aminohexanoate cleavage protein; this encodes MLQGCLNGSRTKSFHPATPYTPEELARDAEAAVRAGAEELHIHPRSADGAESLAPDDIGGALLAVRGRVPGIPIGVSTRWPIRPGGRARQADIRGWEILPDYVSVNLVEEDAPEVIGLALSKGVGIEAGVWSVADAERLVRLPETGRCLRVLIEINEQDEAEARAVAEGILAVLDRAGIALPRLLHGYEATKWPIYRMALARGLDSRIGLEDGAHLPSGERAADNAGLLRAARQLAAAAG
- a CDS encoding DUF4241 domain-containing protein codes for the protein MDIGNSLLGWVRRVPPLVGLLLVAACATARTDNGQIPPSAMIGSAFEAGAKARVIADGKPVEFSTVSPGDIEIPSGRIVVCDPFACDPGIPFTKAVPTGRFPVQLAVARAPSGEQQVAYARILFSARPAVRWEMALPPGESIDGSQTNYAFGFPVESGTGSFMDATVQEPYLAAAADPNTKRQLIAALNEHQTSGATWLVRPFGPGTVAMFSTGFGDGYYISYFGLDDAGRIVSLTTDLGVIERPRS
- a CDS encoding DUF4241 domain-containing protein, whose product is MTVQRRQEPGASSSPTGRRCGHANVAMFSSGWRDGFYASYFGLDETGRVVALVTDFGVVEWRAGK
- a CDS encoding ABC transporter ATP-binding protein/permease, which gives rise to MNADTPPSVIDAAKGRHPLRSLAPYLWPAGQLEMRARVVAAVLLLVAAKVASVYTPIFYKDAIDALSVKGGLPLILPVGVILAYGAARVLSLAFGELRDAIFSKVAQRAIRRTGLATFQHLHSLSLRFHLDRQTGGLSRAIERGNAAIDTLLRFMLFNILPTLVEILFVVAVLWWILDLWFALVTLATVVLYIAFTLWVTEWRTKYRRQMNETDQEANTKAIDSLLNFETVKYFGNEDHEARRYEASLIRYERAAVRSQVSLSLLNIGQAAIIAAGLTAVMWMAAAGIVQGRLTVGDFVLANTYLIQLYLPLNFFGFVYREVKQALVDIEKMFSLLGVPPEVVDAPGAQPLLVQGGTVSFTDVEFGYDPRRPILKGVTFAVPAGHTVAIVGPTGAGKSTISRLLFRFYDVTAGSVRIDGQDIRDITQSSLRAAIGIVPQDTVLFNDTIRYNIAYGRPGASDDEVVAAAQMARIHDFVLRLPDGYDTKVGERGLKLSGGEKQRVAIARTILKDPAILLFDEATSALDTNTEREIQANLREVSRGKTTLVIAHRLSTVIDADEIIVLADGRIAERGSHAQLLAEDGRYAEMWRRQQEAAERGELAAPERPNRDPEVVAAS
- a CDS encoding murein L,D-transpeptidase yields the protein MRRLVVPLLSLLLGTAALPAAVQAGLTPAAASLESGSLSDPRAAIEAAIGDADTATVGGVVLKAREVRDFYAGRGWFPLWIDMDGRLDPRVGPIVARLAKAREEGLVPSDYYVDSLKELIRSPDTGDVVAAEILLSAAVMRYGVDVHAGRLVPREIDKTFDITPKPVDRAALATAVSMLPDPDRFLADLAPKHALYQQLKGALSGYETLAEAGWPTIPPGESLRPGQESDRVPVLRARLAATGEFVGDPADQSRIYDPQLVAAVEQFQGKHGLKPDGILGRGTLAMLNRQGPERMNQIVASMERLRWLPDDLGPDYLMVNIAAFTMDVVADGQLVRTMDVVVGEAKNQTPLFNSALTYLEFNPTWTVPPSIASKEYLPRLRNNPGYLASRNYRLFSGWGSGSREMSADYVDWNGIGAGTMRSLRIRQEPGPGNALGKVKFMMANNWSVYLHDTPSKSYFKRANRALSHGCVRLQDPIWLADYLLEGSPDWSPARRERVMGSWTPTTRINLPTPMPLYLVSQTAWIDRTGEVAFRDDIYGIDAKVIAALQARETRREQLASSR
- a CDS encoding DUF882 domain-containing protein, coding for MQRRQFLRMSAGAVAAAAVAPIAPLSALAATNRRTLHLYDAHNLVEIKEEYWADGWYNPDVLAKFNYFLRDWRSDEVRGMDPKLLDILYSLQRKGGSDEPIHVVCGYRSRATNAMLARRSRGVARNSLHIQGQAADIFMPNMSLASLRRNAIGLQAGGVGYYPRSNFVHVDTGDIRTW
- a CDS encoding metallophosphoesterase; translation: MAENGKFTVAAIGDIHVKDQSDPLREMFGEIARAADALVLCGDLTDTGTVRQAERLAEDLHACPIPVIGVLGNHDYECGEVETVRSILTQAGLRLLDGSAVEIDGVGFVGVKGFAGGFGRRMLGSFGEPETKEFVAVAVSEAMRLENAMRTVKTQRAMVVLHYAPISETIEGEPLEIYPFLGSSRLAETIDRFTVSAVVHGHAHRGVYQGHTPAGAPVYNVAWAIEKPSGRPYALIEL
- a CDS encoding nucleotidyltransferase family protein, which translates into the protein MPSIIAAAAPTLHDPQAEAFYAEALRELAATGLPFLLAGTYAVSAYTGISRPTKDLDIFCKAGDSPRILGVFHDLGYSVEIEDERWLGKVHKGRHFFDVIYASSNGTMPVNDQWFEHAREIEVFGSQVRIVAPTELIWSKAFIQMRHRYDGADVIHVILKQHDEIDWQRLLGYMELHWEMLLVHLLNFRWVYPTERDRVPRWLMDELMDRLRHQLDLPPPQMKVCRGRMLSRVDYAAAVEQWGFADVGGEGDWRDA